The Candidatus Nealsonbacteria bacterium nucleotide sequence ATGTAGTCTTTCGGGAAACCCTGAAGTCTAAAGCAGTCTAACGGAGTCAATTTTCTAATACCTTTTTTATCCTTTATGATTGGCACATTATGTCCGCCTGTTCCCATGTTCGCTGTTAGTGTTGGACAAACACCACTTTTATTTTCTCGAACATATTGCCTACGCCATTGATATACCTTACCCTCTTCCTTCACAGAGTCTTTTAATCTTTTATATAGAGGCTTATCATTATAGTAATATTTTTCAGGTACATTTTTCTCCAATAGATCTGTTACTTTCTTTGTTAGTTTTACTGGTTTTGGAAATTCAAAATTCTCAAAATAATTTTTATTTTTGAATCCTACAATATAGATACGCTCTCGATTTTGAGGAACATTACCATATTCCATAGTATTTAAGACTTTCGATTTGACATAATATCCAAGGTCTTCAAGAGTTTTTTCTATAACCTCAAAGGTTTTCCCTGAATCATGGCTCTTTAAGTTTTTTACATTTTCAAGCAAAAAGCCTTCTGGCTTTCGCGCCTCAATAATTCTTGCAATATCAAAAAATAAATTTCCTCTATCTTTTTTATCTTTAAAGCCGTGTCTATAGCCAGCTATCGAAAAAGCTTGGCAAGGAAAGCCCCCTAAAAGAAAATCAAATTTGGGTAAATCATCAATTCCAATTTTTCTTATATCCTCAACTATCAACTTTGAATCTTTAAAATTAAGATCGTATGTATCTTTGCATTGTGGTTCAAAGTCATTAGCAAAAACTGTTTTGAATCCAGCATTTTCAAAACCAAGCCTTATCCCCCCTACACCTGCAAATAAGTCTATCGTATTAAAACTATGTTTCGTTTTTTGTTTCGGCTTGTATTCTTCTTCGGACTGTATATTTCTAATTACTTGAACAACAACACCCCGAACTTCAACCTCTTTTCTATAAAATGGAAGCATTGATTGATTTCTTGGTTCAAGCCTAAATCTTGATTTTTCTTTATACAATTTTTTGAGTGTTGCTTCATTGTCATCAATAATTGCAACAACTGTTTGTCCATTTTCTGCAACAGATTGTTTTTTTATCACAACAATATCTCCGTCAAAAATACCCTCGTCAACCATGCTTTCTCCGACAACTCGCAAAGCATAATAATCTTTAGAATTTTGTATACTAGGATCAACAAGAGAAATAAAATCTTCTCGGTTTTCTATTGCCTCGATAGGCTGTCCTGCCGCAATATTTCCTAAAATCGGAATTTCAACAACGGATTTAATTTCTTTTATTAGCGATAGGCTTCTTGCAGAATTTTCGGACTTTGAAATATACCCCTTTACTTCTAGGGAATTGATATGTTCATGAATGGTGGAAACTGCTTTGAGTTTTAGCTCTTTCCTTATCTCTTCAATCGTTGGAGAAATACCATTTTCAGAAATGTATGTATTTATAAAATCAAAAACCAGTTTTTGTTTTTTTGTAAGTTTAGACATATCACATTAAAAATCTATTTGCGCTACAATTTGATTATAACCGAAAAGAAGCCGAAAGACAAAGCGAGATTATCCACAACAAAATTATAAGTTTAATACTAATTTAAATATGTAAAAACCAATTGCCACAAAAGCACAGATTAAAAAAGAACGAGATCCTGAAAAAATCGCAAAAGTTATAAAGCAAAAAGGCTACCCTTCTGGAAAGTTACCACGAGGTAAAGTCTTACATCACATAAAACCAGTAGCTATTGATGGAAAAACAACAAAGAAAAATACCCGAGTTGTTACTGCATAAGGCCAGATACATATTGGACTCCGTGAGGCCACAGCTTCATGGCGTTTTACCACAAAATACATTGTAAATTCACCGGCATAAAAGGATTTGTATGCACTGTAATTAATTTCGGTTAGAAATTAAATGATTTAATCGGCACCTCTATGGTTTGATTTTAGATGATTTAATACGGATTTTGTTGAAAAAAAGGAATAAATGTTATATCATCCCTTGGACTGATAGATAACAGCGATTTTAAGATTTTAGTGGAGGGGTAACCCTAATTGGTAAGGGCCCTGTCTTGA carries:
- the lexA gene encoding transcriptional repressor LexA; this encodes MSKLTKKQKLVFDFINTYISENGISPTIEEIRKELKLKAVSTIHEHINSLEVKGYISKSENSARSLSLIKEIKSVVEIPILGNIAAGQPIEAIENREDFISLVDPSIQNSKDYYALRVVGESMVDEGIFDGDIVVIKKQSVAENGQTVVAIIDDNEATLKKLYKEKSRFRLEPRNQSMLPFYRKEVEVRGVVVQVIRNIQSEEEYKPKQKTKHSFNTIDLFAGVGGIRLGFENAGFKTVFANDFEPQCKDTYDLNFKDSKLIVEDIRKIGIDDLPKFDFLLGGFPCQAFSIAGYRHGFKDKKDRGNLFFDIARIIEARKPEGFLLENVKNLKSHDSGKTFEVIEKTLEDLGYYVKSKVLNTMEYGNVPQNRERIYIVGFKNKNYFENFEFPKPVKLTKKVTDLLEKNVPEKYYYNDKPLYKRLKDSVKEEGKVYQWRRQYVRENKSGVCPTLTANMGTGGHNVPIIKDKKGIRKLTPLDCFRLQGFPKDY